The following coding sequences lie in one Candidatus Schekmanbacteria bacterium RIFCSPLOWO2_02_FULL_38_14 genomic window:
- a CDS encoding 50S ribosomal protein L27, whose translation MAHKKSGGSSTNGRDSAGRRLGVKRFAGQEVKAGSILVRQRGTKFFPGINVGRGKDDTLFAKVNGKVRFEWIAKDRRQISVYSQAV comes from the coding sequence ATGGCTCATAAAAAATCAGGCGGAAGTTCAACAAACGGAAGGGACAGTGCAGGCAGGAGGCTTGGAGTAAAGCGTTTTGCCGGGCAGGAAGTAAAAGCAGGTTCTATCCTTGTAAGGCAGAGAGGAACAAAATTCTTTCCGGGCATAAATGTTGGAAGAGGAAAAGATGATACTCTTTTTGCCAAGGTTAATGGTAAAGTCAGATTTGAATGGATTGCCAAGGACAGAAGACAGATAAGCGTTTACAGTCAGGCTGTTTGA
- a CDS encoding GTPase ObgE has translation MSEVFIDETKIFVKAGDGGNGCVSFRREKYVPRGGPDGGDGGNGGNIIFKATKNKSTLINFHFNPHIKAEKGSHGKGSDLHGKNGKDKIMQVPLGTLVYYPDSSALVVDLKEDGQEFCVARGGKGGRGNARFKSSANRVPRNAEKGMAGEERWLRLELKLLADVGLVGFPNAGKSTLISKISKAKPKIADYPFTTLHPNLGVVVLNDEKSFVVADIPGLIEGAHDGVGLGVKFLKHIERTKILVYLLDINGYEGKDTIENLKSLRNELKSYNLELLKKPQIVVINKIDLFHSSSVIEPREEEQGVKGREKIVKDLKAEIKKTCRAKVFAISAVTGEGTKEMLKGLGEMLEDKRF, from the coding sequence TTGAGTGAAGTGTTTATTGATGAAACCAAAATTTTCGTTAAAGCAGGCGATGGCGGGAACGGGTGTGTAAGTTTTCGAAGGGAGAAGTATGTTCCAAGAGGAGGCCCTGATGGTGGTGACGGAGGTAATGGAGGAAACATAATATTTAAAGCCACTAAAAATAAATCCACTCTAATTAACTTTCATTTCAATCCTCACATAAAAGCTGAAAAAGGCTCTCACGGCAAAGGTTCTGATTTACACGGTAAAAACGGAAAAGATAAAATAATGCAGGTTCCTTTGGGGACACTTGTTTATTATCCGGACAGTTCCGCTCTTGTGGTTGACCTGAAGGAAGACGGGCAGGAGTTTTGTGTTGCAAGAGGCGGAAAGGGCGGAAGGGGAAATGCAAGGTTTAAAAGCTCAGCAAACCGGGTTCCAAGAAATGCTGAAAAGGGAATGGCTGGCGAAGAAAGATGGCTGAGGCTTGAACTCAAACTTTTGGCTGATGTAGGTCTGGTAGGGTTTCCTAATGCCGGCAAATCGACTCTCATATCCAAGATTTCAAAAGCAAAGCCAAAGATTGCAGATTATCCTTTTACAACACTCCATCCAAATCTTGGTGTGGTTGTTCTGAACGATGAAAAGAGTTTTGTTGTGGCTGATATACCGGGTCTTATTGAAGGGGCACACGATGGTGTTGGTTTGGGGGTCAAGTTTTTAAAACATATTGAAAGAACAAAAATTTTAGTTTATTTGCTGGATATTAATGGATATGAAGGAAAAGACACTATAGAGAATTTAAAATCTTTAAGAAATGAATTGAAAAGTTATAATCTTGAGCTTTTAAAAAAACCGCAGATTGTGGTAATAAATAAAATTGACCTTTTCCATTCATCTTCTGTTATAGAACCTCGTGAAGAAGAACAGGGAGTGAAAGGAAGAGAAAAAATTGTTAAAGATTTAAAGGCAGAGATTAAGAAAACCTGCAGGGCTAAGGTTTTTGCAATTTCTGCAGTTACCGGAGAGGGGACAAAAGAGATGCTTAAAGGCTTGGGAGAGATGCTTGAAGATAAAAGATTTTAA